Within the Luteimonas sp. JM171 genome, the region AATCACCGCAGCGTCGACGGGATCATCGACTACATTCGCCGGCTGGGGGCGCTGGTGGGTGCCGGCCAGCGCGCAGACGCCTACGCGGATGGGCTGCTGCGCGGGCTGGACGACATCGCGCGCGAAGCGGCGGCGCTGCCGCGCCGGCCCAGGGTGTATTTCGAGGAATGGGACGATCCGCCCATCACCGGCATCCGCTGGGTTTCGGAGCTGGTGGCGCTGGCCGGCGGGGACGAGATATTCCCGGAGCGGGCGATCGAGCCGCTGGCGAAGCAGCGGATCCTCGCCGATGCCAGCGAAGTGGTGCGGCGCGCGCCGGACATCATCCTGGGCTCGTGGTGCGGCAAGAAGTTCCGGCCGGAGAAGGTGGCGGCACGCCCGGGCTGGGAAGCGGTCCCCGCCGTGCGCGACGGCGAACTGCATGAGATCAAGTCGCCGCTGATCCTGCAGCCGGGCCCGGCTGCGGTGACGGATGGCGTGCGCGCGATCGCCGCCGTCATCGGGCAGTGGTCGGCCGCTAGGGCTGGGGATAGATGTCGCGGCTGAACGTGAGGCGCGACGGCGCGCCCGCGGCGTGCTCCACCTGCAGCTCGAAGCGCAGCGTCTCGGGCGGCCTCATGCGCAACGTGCCCACGTAATCAACCAGGTCGCCGGTGCGGATCTCGCGCATCTCGATCCGGCTGCGGACACCGCGCAGGTCGGTGGCGGTCGCGCTGATGCGGGCGGGCAGGGCGGCTTCGCGCATGGGCGGGCCTTGCCGCACTCCCACCAGCAGCATCACCGAACCCGGCCCGGGCGGGATGCCGTAGCGGTCGGCAACCGCCGGGTTGAGCGAGGCGGTCGGGACCACGCTGGCGCGGATGCTCACGTCGCCCGCGGTCACAGCAGCCTCCTGCATGGTGGCATTGGCGTGCCCTTCCGGCGGCGTGGCACCCCCGCAGCCGGCCAGCATCAAGGCCGCCAGCAGCAGGCCGGGCGCCGCGCCGCTAGCGGCCCGCAGCATCGCCGTCGTCGTCATGGGCGGCCGAAA harbors:
- a CDS encoding cobalamin-binding protein; protein product: MSRGPQRIVCLTEEPTETLYALGEQDRIVGISGFTVRPPQARREKPKVSAFTSAKVGEILKLKPDLAIGFSDIQADIAAELVRGGVEVWIANHRSVDGIIDYIRRLGALVGAGQRADAYADGLLRGLDDIAREAAALPRRPRVYFEEWDDPPITGIRWVSELVALAGGDEIFPERAIEPLAKQRILADASEVVRRAPDIILGSWCGKKFRPEKVAARPGWEAVPAVRDGELHEIKSPLILQPGPAAVTDGVRAIAAVIGQWSAARAGDRCRG
- a CDS encoding DUF4426 domain-containing protein, which encodes MLRAASGAAPGLLLAALMLAGCGGATPPEGHANATMQEAAVTAGDVSIRASVVPTASLNPAVADRYGIPPGPGSVMLLVGVRQGPPMREAALPARISATATDLRGVRSRIEMREIRTGDLVDYVGTLRMRPPETLRFELQVEHAAGAPSRLTFSRDIYPQP